Proteins from a single region of Holosporales bacterium:
- the rsmA gene encoding 16S rRNA (adenine(1518)-N(6)/adenine(1519)-N(6))-dimethyltransferase RsmA gives MILRGWPILTEASALKSSFKDASCGQSFVKENLNGLRALKSLGQHFLLNPQINQAIVLKAGDLVGVNVIEVGPGPGGLTKAILAAKPKSITALEKDWRFVDLLHPMESQHDCLTVLHADALSFDYDRIDSPKVVIANLPYNIASQLLFRWLEDLQSYRALYLMLQREVVDRICAAPGTKAYGKLSVLVQYQASARKVMDLSPESFTPPPKVDSAVVEIIPNPSSNVDFISIEKLCRIAFAHRRKMVIKALGSLFKNPASIMESVGVHHNARAEDISVAQFTSIAQLLPLNPASVSSN, from the coding sequence GTGATCTTAAGAGGATGGCCTATATTAACTGAGGCCTCTGCACTGAAAAGTAGTTTCAAAGATGCGTCTTGCGGGCAATCGTTCGTTAAAGAAAATCTGAATGGACTACGCGCCTTAAAATCCCTTGGGCAGCATTTTTTACTTAATCCCCAAATTAATCAGGCAATTGTCCTAAAAGCCGGCGATTTAGTCGGAGTTAATGTGATTGAGGTTGGTCCCGGTCCCGGCGGCCTGACCAAAGCGATACTGGCAGCCAAACCCAAAAGCATTACTGCCTTGGAAAAAGATTGGCGTTTTGTTGATCTTCTGCATCCAATGGAAAGCCAGCATGACTGTCTAACGGTATTACATGCTGACGCTTTATCGTTCGATTATGACCGAATTGATTCGCCGAAAGTCGTTATCGCCAACTTGCCGTACAATATCGCTTCACAGCTGCTGTTTAGGTGGCTTGAGGATTTGCAAAGTTACCGCGCGCTTTACCTGATGCTGCAACGAGAAGTAGTTGACAGGATTTGCGCCGCTCCTGGAACAAAGGCATATGGCAAACTAAGCGTACTGGTTCAGTATCAAGCTAGTGCCAGAAAGGTTATGGATTTATCTCCTGAAAGTTTTACTCCACCCCCTAAAGTAGACTCGGCTGTAGTCGAAATTATCCCTAATCCCTCAAGTAATGTTGATTTTATAAGCATAGAGAAGCTCTGCCGCATAGCTTTTGCTCACAGAAGAAAAATGGTTATAAAAGCCCTTGGCAGTTTGTTTAAAAACCCCGCGTCGATAATGGAGTCTGTAGGCGTTCATCATAATGCCCGGGCTGAGGATATAAGCGTCGCCCAATTTACCTCAATCGCCCAACTTTTGCCTTTAAATCCTGCATCAGTAAGCTCAAACTAA
- the tsaE gene encoding tRNA (adenosine(37)-N6)-threonylcarbamoyltransferase complex ATPase subunit type 1 TsaE, whose translation MPGDTLNFKSTNVQQTWALAERLAAVLKSGDCLALYGNLGVGKSEFARGIIQTLNKNQTSIPSPTFNLIKPYQTRIGTVFHIDLYRLNSESELFELGFPDILSQGVCIIEWPQLAEALLPKDTLRIYFEILGDEREIKLESNTFWRQRLSPVGKRLLPAKSDE comes from the coding sequence ATGCCAGGAGATACGCTTAACTTCAAAAGTACTAACGTGCAACAAACATGGGCGCTGGCCGAGCGGCTGGCGGCTGTGCTGAAGAGTGGCGACTGTCTGGCTTTGTACGGCAATTTAGGCGTCGGCAAAAGTGAATTTGCCAGGGGCATTATCCAAACCCTCAACAAAAACCAGACTAGCATCCCAAGCCCAACATTTAATTTAATAAAACCCTACCAAACGCGGATAGGAACGGTTTTTCATATAGATCTGTACAGGCTTAACAGCGAAAGCGAACTTTTTGAGCTGGGCTTTCCGGATATACTTTCACAAGGGGTGTGCATCATTGAGTGGCCCCAGCTGGCCGAGGCCTTATTGCCCAAAGATACATTGCGAATATATTTTGAGATTCTAGGAGACGAGAGGGAAATAAAGCTTGAGTCCAATACATTCTGGCGACAAAGGCTTAGTCCTGTAGGCAAACGCCTGTTACCCGCGAAATCTGATGAGTAG
- the groES gene encoding co-chaperone GroES translates to MNKFKPLKDKVLVQRLDQEEKTSGGIIIPDTAKEKPIQGKVLAVGGGARDDKGNIVPMDVKVGDKVLFAKWGGTEVKFDGQEYLILKESDILGIVA, encoded by the coding sequence ATGAACAAATTCAAGCCTTTAAAGGATAAAGTTCTGGTCCAAAGGTTGGATCAGGAAGAAAAGACCAGCGGAGGTATCATCATACCGGATACCGCAAAAGAAAAGCCTATCCAAGGCAAGGTGCTGGCAGTTGGCGGTGGCGCGCGTGACGACAAGGGCAATATTGTGCCCATGGACGTGAAGGTCGGCGACAAGGTGCTGTTTGCCAAGTGGGGCGGTACTGAGGTCAAATTTGACGGCCAGGAATATCTGATTCTGAAAGAGTCCGATATCCTGGGTATAGTTGCCTAA
- a CDS encoding peptidylprolyl isomerase, translated as MKVNKNLLALAFTIAAGLAWSSAKAEKAASGRRVIVKEVNGEAITERDIEIKSRIIALSMGRQYTEDFAQSVREQVIEALISDNIKFQELNRIKRQIRRAELIPDKQVMSSIQNIAKRAGLELDAFKRLLEKHGIPFEAFKKQIFLQVAWHTIMHEMFANNIEASDAEAIKEQDAIRKQLTQKAYLLSRIYLPIESDKDEKRVKAMAHKIHGTLMSGPISNFPMLAQQFSKAPEAVNGGWLGWVTGSQISIHEARLANSVAVGAVSSPINIGNAYVILMAHGKKDEGEKLVHEVKLQKVIMHAPGGQITSDDEARSVFAEAQKLKARMNPLSRIAEIASISPNIELSPVESVSLDEITPQLKGIIEKLPAKSISEPMLFPQGAILIVVWDKVSKVMAPPPLADIKNMLTERRLSMMAEQYFRDLKRMAYIN; from the coding sequence AGGCAGCGTCAGGTCGCCGCGTTATTGTTAAAGAAGTTAATGGTGAGGCCATAACCGAACGCGATATCGAGATAAAGTCCAGAATAATCGCTTTATCTATGGGCCGGCAGTATACTGAAGACTTTGCTCAAAGCGTACGAGAGCAAGTCATCGAGGCTTTGATCAGCGACAATATAAAGTTTCAAGAACTTAATAGGATAAAAAGACAAATAAGAAGAGCGGAGCTGATTCCGGATAAGCAGGTCATGAGCTCTATTCAAAACATTGCCAAGCGTGCCGGCTTAGAATTGGATGCTTTTAAGCGCCTGCTGGAAAAGCACGGCATTCCTTTCGAAGCTTTCAAAAAACAAATATTCCTTCAGGTCGCATGGCACACGATAATGCATGAAATGTTTGCGAATAATATTGAGGCTTCTGATGCTGAGGCAATTAAAGAGCAAGATGCCATCAGAAAGCAGCTGACCCAAAAGGCCTATCTGCTAAGTCGTATTTATTTGCCTATAGAATCGGACAAGGATGAAAAAAGAGTCAAAGCGATGGCGCATAAAATTCACGGCACATTAATGTCCGGGCCTATCAGTAATTTTCCTATGTTGGCGCAGCAATTTTCCAAAGCCCCCGAGGCTGTAAATGGAGGGTGGCTTGGTTGGGTAACTGGCAGTCAGATTTCTATTCACGAGGCTCGTCTTGCCAACTCTGTCGCTGTAGGCGCAGTTTCCAGCCCAATTAATATTGGCAATGCTTATGTAATACTGATGGCGCACGGCAAGAAGGACGAAGGAGAGAAGCTCGTCCACGAGGTTAAGTTGCAAAAGGTGATAATGCATGCTCCTGGCGGCCAGATAACCTCAGATGACGAGGCGCGAAGCGTGTTTGCCGAAGCGCAGAAGCTTAAGGCAAGGATGAATCCGCTCAGCAGAATAGCTGAGATAGCCTCAATTTCGCCTAACATAGAACTAAGTCCGGTTGAATCAGTTTCACTTGATGAGATCACGCCTCAACTTAAAGGCATCATTGAAAAACTACCGGCAAAATCAATAAGTGAACCTATGCTGTTCCCTCAAGGGGCAATTCTGATCGTCGTGTGGGATAAGGTCAGCAAGGTCATGGCTCCGCCACCGCTGGCTGATATAAAAAATATGCTAACGGAAAGGCGGCTTAGCATGATGGCAGAGCAATACTTCCGTGATCTTAAGAGGATGGCCTATATTAACTGA
- the groL gene encoding chaperonin GroEL (60 kDa chaperone family; promotes refolding of misfolded polypeptides especially under stressful conditions; forms two stacked rings of heptamers to form a barrel-shaped 14mer; ends can be capped by GroES; misfolded proteins enter the barrel where they are refolded when GroES binds) — MAVKDVKFSSDARTRMLRGVDLLSDAVKVTLGPKGRNVVIQRSFGAPKVTKDGVSVAKEIELKDPFENMGAQMVKEAASKSNDLAGDGTTTATVLTQAIVRESSKVVAAGVNPMDLKRGIDIAAEAVTKHLSSIAKKISTKEEITQVGTISANGDRIIGEMIANAMDKVGKEGVITVEEAKSLETELEVVEGMQFDRGYSSPYFVTNSEKMVCELENPYILLHDKKVSTLQPLIPVLERIVQSGRSLLVVAEEIEGEALATMVVNKLRGGLKVAAVKAPGFGDRRKAMLEDVAILTGAQVISEELGFKLENVALDMLGSAKKIIITKEDTTIVNGAGTKKDIDARCGQIRSQIEESTSDYDREKLQERLAKLSGGVAVIRVGGATELEVKERKDRIEDALNATRAAVEEGIIAGGGASLLYAAKVLSKVSVANDDQKTGVDILRRALPEPVRQISNNAGDDGSVVVGKLLESADSNLGYDAQNGQYVDMIKSGIVDPAKVVRIALQSAASVAGLIATTECMVAERPEPKQPMAPGAPDMGGGYDF; from the coding sequence ATGGCTGTAAAAGATGTAAAGTTTTCTAGTGACGCTCGTACTCGTATGTTGCGGGGGGTGGATTTACTGTCGGACGCTGTAAAAGTGACGCTGGGGCCAAAGGGACGCAACGTTGTCATACAGCGCAGTTTTGGTGCCCCAAAGGTGACCAAAGACGGCGTGAGTGTAGCGAAAGAGATAGAGCTTAAAGACCCGTTTGAGAATATGGGTGCCCAAATGGTAAAGGAAGCCGCCAGCAAGTCAAACGACTTGGCTGGGGACGGAACCACTACCGCTACGGTTTTGACCCAAGCAATTGTGCGTGAGTCTTCTAAAGTGGTTGCCGCTGGGGTTAACCCTATGGATCTTAAACGAGGCATCGATATTGCTGCCGAGGCAGTGACTAAGCACTTGTCTTCCATTGCCAAAAAGATCTCAACCAAAGAGGAAATAACCCAGGTCGGGACGATTTCTGCCAATGGCGATCGCATTATTGGCGAAATGATTGCCAACGCGATGGATAAGGTTGGTAAGGAAGGCGTTATAACCGTTGAAGAGGCTAAATCTCTGGAGACTGAGCTTGAGGTAGTTGAGGGGATGCAGTTCGATCGCGGATACTCTTCGCCTTACTTCGTTACTAATTCCGAGAAAATGGTTTGCGAGCTTGAGAATCCGTATATTCTTTTGCATGATAAGAAAGTATCGACCCTTCAGCCGCTTATCCCGGTGCTTGAGCGCATTGTGCAGAGCGGTCGTTCGCTGCTTGTCGTAGCGGAGGAAATCGAAGGGGAGGCGTTGGCGACTATGGTTGTTAATAAACTACGCGGCGGTTTGAAGGTTGCTGCTGTCAAAGCGCCTGGATTCGGGGACAGAAGGAAGGCCATGCTTGAAGATGTTGCGATTCTGACCGGCGCCCAGGTTATAAGCGAGGAGCTTGGTTTTAAGCTTGAGAACGTGGCTTTGGATATGCTTGGTTCCGCCAAGAAGATTATCATTACTAAAGAAGATACGACCATCGTTAACGGAGCTGGCACTAAGAAAGACATCGATGCTCGCTGTGGGCAGATTCGCTCGCAAATTGAGGAAAGTACCTCCGACTATGACCGCGAGAAGCTGCAAGAACGTTTGGCTAAGCTTTCTGGCGGGGTTGCAGTGATTCGTGTAGGCGGTGCGACCGAGCTTGAGGTTAAGGAAAGGAAAGACCGGATAGAGGATGCTTTGAACGCCACTCGTGCAGCTGTAGAAGAGGGCATTATTGCTGGTGGTGGGGCATCGTTGCTGTATGCTGCTAAGGTCTTGAGCAAGGTCTCAGTTGCAAACGATGATCAAAAGACTGGTGTTGATATCCTAAGGCGCGCTTTGCCTGAGCCTGTTCGTCAGATCAGCAATAACGCTGGCGATGATGGCTCTGTGGTGGTTGGCAAGCTGCTTGAAAGCGCTGATAGCAATTTGGGCTATGATGCGCAGAATGGTCAGTATGTCGATATGATCAAATCCGGCATCGTTGATCCAGCCAAGGTCGTAAGAATCGCTTTACAAAGTGCCGCTTCGGTTGCAGGATTGATAGCAACAACCGAATGCATGGTTGCCGAGCGTCCAGAGCCAAAGCAGCCAATGGCCCCTGGCGCACCCGATATGGGCGGTGGTTATGATTTCTAA
- a CDS encoding NAD(P)/FAD-dependent oxidoreductase, translated as MKTADVAIIGGGPAGLFCALECRLMGLECILIEALGNLGGQCSALYPDKEILDIPGLPRVLARDLISSLIKQAMQFGPEYLLERKITALTKGVEADTWRLCTSHDAVVCKSVVIATGGGAFDFNKIPLPEARQFEGVSLFYAIKDKSAMQDKVVSIIGGGDAALDWTLALADTAKTINLIHRRDNFKATPISLDRLATLSDQGKVKVFTPYQLGVMAGHDGQLTSITLAACSGDGAANQVTLDTDVLLACFGLAMARNTFEAWGINIESGKIIVDKASYATNLPLIYAIGDAATYEGKITSLLSAFAEGAAAARSIRRQLKGQTGLDRRGSLAASQR; from the coding sequence GTGAAAACCGCAGATGTTGCGATTATCGGTGGCGGGCCAGCGGGTCTGTTTTGCGCCCTTGAGTGCCGGCTTATGGGGCTTGAGTGTATACTTATCGAGGCCTTAGGAAACCTTGGCGGGCAGTGTTCCGCTCTTTATCCTGATAAAGAGATTTTGGACATTCCTGGACTACCCAGAGTATTGGCCAGGGATTTAATATCCTCGTTAATCAAGCAAGCCATGCAGTTCGGGCCTGAGTATTTGCTTGAGCGTAAAATAACCGCCCTTACAAAAGGCGTCGAGGCGGACACGTGGCGTCTTTGCACCAGCCATGATGCAGTCGTGTGTAAGTCAGTCGTTATCGCAACTGGCGGAGGGGCTTTTGACTTCAACAAAATTCCTTTGCCAGAAGCTCGCCAATTCGAGGGCGTCAGCTTATTTTACGCCATAAAAGACAAGTCGGCTATGCAAGATAAAGTCGTATCAATCATTGGCGGCGGCGATGCTGCGTTGGATTGGACGCTTGCTTTGGCAGATACAGCTAAGACGATTAACCTTATACATCGCAGGGACAACTTCAAAGCCACTCCTATCAGCTTAGATAGGCTGGCGACCCTCTCAGATCAAGGCAAAGTTAAAGTTTTTACCCCATACCAACTAGGCGTTATGGCTGGACACGACGGCCAGCTGACCTCCATTACCTTAGCTGCATGTTCTGGCGATGGGGCGGCCAATCAGGTAACTTTGGATACAGATGTGCTTTTGGCCTGCTTCGGATTGGCTATGGCGCGAAACACCTTTGAGGCCTGGGGGATTAATATTGAAAGCGGCAAGATCATCGTTGATAAAGCAAGCTATGCAACCAATCTGCCCTTAATATACGCCATAGGCGACGCAGCGACCTATGAAGGCAAAATCACCTCACTTCTGTCTGCATTCGCCGAAGGTGCAGCTGCAGCCAGGTCAATAAGGCGGCAACTAAAGGGTCAAACAGGACTGGATCGTCGTGGGTCTTTAGCGGCTTCCCAAAGATAA